Below is a genomic region from Balneola sp. MJW-20.
GGATACATCACTTTGAGTTCTTTCAGAGGATACCTGAGAAAAAAGAAGGAATCAACACTATGAAGATACTGCATTTAATACCGTACAACCCGACACCTCCCACCTTCGGTGGAGCTTTAAGAATTTATCACCTCCTGAAACATAATTTCGAAAATCATGACTTAACAGTTGCAGGATTTGACGGAGGTTTTGGTACTGAGAAAATGCATGAATCATTTCCGGGTCTGGATGTTTCAAATCTGCTGAAGAATAACGGAAAAGATTACAACAAGAGGCTGGAACAATTTAAATCAATGTTTTCTGACAGCTCTCACTGGTTCAGGAAAACCAGATCTGAAAATTTACAAAGGATTCTTAATGAACTGACGGATAAGAATGATTTTGATATCGTGTTAACGGAGTTTCCTGCGTTATGTCAGTTTGAGATTCGTTCGGATGCAAAAAAAATTATGGATGCACATAATGTTGAGTATGACAATCTGCATCGTATGTATCAGGTCCAGAAGGACCCATTGAAGAAATTATTTTATAAAAGAGAGTACAGAAAGTTTAAAGAACAGGAAATTTATCACGCCGGTATTCAGGACGCACTTTTTACAACCAGTGAAAGGGACAAGAACATTTTTAATAGTCATTTGCCTGATATGCCCATTCATTTGATACCGAATGGCGTGGATATGGATTTCTTTAGCCCGGTAGCATCGGATATTGAACCACACAGCCTGGTATTTACAGGTATGATGGGTTATGTGCCTAACTACGATGGAATTCTTTACTTCATTCAGGATATCATGCCAATGATCATGAAAAAATATCCTGACCTGAAACTGTATGTGGTTGGGAAAAATCCACCTGCCAGCATAAAAGAGAAAGCGAGTAAAAATATCATAGTAACCGGTTTCGTAGATGATGTAAGGCCTTATGTACACAGATCAAGTGTGTACATTGTACCCCTTAGAAGTGGTGGTGGAACCCGTCTGAAGGTTTTAGAAGCACTATCTATGAAAAAACCTGTTGTAAGCACAGCCATTGGAAGTGAAGGTATTGATGTGATCCATGATGAGCATCTCAAAATAGCAGATGATCCTCAATTATTTGCAGACTATGTGATTGAGTTGATGGAAGACCGAAAAGAAGCTAAAAGGCTGTCAGATAACGGGTATGAACTGATAGACAAAAGATATAAGTGGGAATCGATTGGCCATAGAATGGAAGAGGCATTCAATGCTGTAATTAATGTTGGCGCAAATAAAGACAGGTCGTCAAAAGAAACTATACTTAGTGTCTGATATACGTTGTAAGGGCCTGATATGTCAGTGCTCTCGAATAGTACATAATATGAATGGGGAATGGGGTGTGAAATGGTAAATACAATGACCGACGTGGTTACGAAGGAAGGATTAAAGCAATTTAAAATTGTCAAAATCCAGAGTGAAGAACTCTTTGCCGGGATGGCTGAAGAGTGGGAGACTCTGCATTCGTTAGCCGGTACACCTGTATTTTTATCTTTTGACTGGATGCAATGCTGGTGGAAGCACTTTGGCAGGCATGAAAATAGAAGACTTCACATCCTCCTTGTTAAGGAAGATGAAGAGCTGGTTGCAATAATTCCTTTATACGAAGGCCGCTCAGTCATTTTTGGCAAAACCATACAAAGAAGGCTGAACCTGATGGGTGATGGTACAGCAGTTAATGAATCCCTGGGGCACAGAGATACTTACGGGAGAAGTGATTTTCTGGATTTTATTGTGAAACCCGGATTTGAGGATCAAGTTTGCAGCACGTTGATCGATTATTTTTCTCAGGCTGAGTATACAAATTTTGATCATTTCAGAGCTACTCACATTAATGACCGAAGCTTCATCATGAATCATTTAATTCCTGCTATGAAGAAGGCAGAAAAAAAATTCATGGTCGAAGAAATAGATATTTGTCCTTCAATCGCTATGACCGATGACTTCGAAGAAACCTTTCTATATGATGTGAGTTCCAATACTAGAAGAAGACTGAGACAGTCTTTAAAGGCTATCGGAGCAGAGGAAGGTTATGAAGTCCACGAAATAAACGATGAGAAAGAATTGCTCAGAGAATATGAGAAGATGAGGGACCTGCACCAGGAAAGGTGGAACAGTTTGGGTTATCCGGGATCCTTTCTAGACCAAAGGTTCGATCACTTTTTGAAGGAGTATGTCTTTGAAAGCTTCAGGAAGGGTAATCTTTCATTCAGGTATGCTACCGATTCGGGCGGGTATTGCGCAAGCCGTATGGCGATGATCGATAATGACAGGTATTATGACTATATGAGCGGGTTTGATGTCCATTCTCCAAGTGCTAAATACCGTCCAGGTATCGGCTTACTCACATTGATGATAAAAGAAGGGCATGAAGAAGGTTTTAAAAGTGTAGAGCTTCTCAGAGGAGATGAGGGATATAAATTTGATTTTACCTCTGAAGTTTTTAAAAACTGGCAGCTCATCATTCCCATGAACAATTCATCAAAATGGAGCCAGAATCTGTTCAATAAAGGTTTAGAAAGTATTAGCTTACTATTTGGTTTGATTAAAAAGGAAATTACGTTGCTCAAGGTCCAAAAGATAAATCATGGATTATTACCCATGATCCCAAATTATCTCAGAACACGAATAGCACAGGTAAAGAAAAGTATAAAGAAGTAACAAGTAGGAATACCATGAAAAAGGACATATCTAATTCGGAAAATACAATGAACCCTGTTCTTGCCTGTAGTGAAATCGGGGTAATACATGCAATGGGGAAAGCCGGTATCAACGTGCATTGCGGAAGTTATTTTGAAGATAATCCGGCACTCTATTCAAAATTTACGAAAGAAAGAGTAATGTTCAGTACCTATGAGGATGAGCAGTATATAGAAGAGCTTATCGAATACGGAAAAAAACAGCCTCAAAAGCCGGTCTATCTAAGTGATGATGACCGGGCTATTTTGTTATTTTCTGAACACAGGGAACGACTCGAACCCTATTTTCACTTTTTATTTCCATCTAAAGAAATGGTCAGGAGTTTGCTGGACAAGAGAAAATTCTGTGACCTATCCAGAGAAAAAGACCTGCCTGCTCCGATTTCATTTTACTGTACCGATAAGGAAGATTTTGAGAAGATCAAAGGAGAGGTGCCTTTCCCTTGCATTCTCAAACCTGCATTCAAACAAGACTGGTGGAGGGAAGAATTTATAAGCAGATATCAGAGCTACAAAAAAGCGATTAAGTGCAATACCTATGAAGAAATGGTTGAGCTATATGAGTTCCTAAGCACTTTTCAGCCCAGAGTGATCATACAGGAGTATGTTCCCGGGGAAGACGCCAATCTGTATTCATTGAATATGTATGTGAATGAAGATTCAGAACTGAAAGGAATTTATCTGGCTCAGAAACGAAGGATTTACCCTATAGGAGCGGGCACAGGCTGTTATGTTGTAACGGTGAAAGACAAAGAAATTGTAAATACTACCATCGATATTGTTCGCAAACTTAAGCTAAGGGGACTGGTAAATGTTCAGTTCAAGAAGAATGCTGACACAGGCGAGATAAATATTATGGAGATCCACCTGAGGAACAGCTTCTGGAATTACCTGGGTGTAGCAGCCGGTTTGAACCTGGGTGCTATGTACTACATGGACCTCACTGGAAAAGAAACCAGATATAAGTTTCCTGAAACTCCCGATACTTATGAAGATGGTGTTAAACTCTTTGATTTTGGAAAAGATCTAAAATCCTTCTTTCAATACCGCAAAAAAGGCCTCTTAACATTTCGGGAATGGGTGCGAGAATACAAAGGAAATTATGTGATTCAGGGTCACTTGAAAGAAGATATGCTTCCGGTATTGAAGAACCTGCAGTTTATGACAATGAGAAGATTGAAGGGCTGAAAATTCATCTTTGTTGATGCGATGGTTTAAATAGCGGTTAAGTGAAAAATAGTAACAGCATTCCACTAAAGTTGTTACATAAATACCCAACGTGAAAACGGGTTTTTAGAGTGATTAGGACGGGGTTACGGCTAGAGGATGCCAGTGAGCAATTTCTGATAATGCCGACTTTGGCACATTAATTGTACCTCTTGTTTTGGAGGCTTAAAGTAAAAAAGTGTACATGGCTAATTTTGAAGAAAAACTAACACTTCAGGCAGATAGTATAAGTGAATATCTGAA
It encodes:
- a CDS encoding glycosyltransferase encodes the protein MKILHLIPYNPTPPTFGGALRIYHLLKHNFENHDLTVAGFDGGFGTEKMHESFPGLDVSNLLKNNGKDYNKRLEQFKSMFSDSSHWFRKTRSENLQRILNELTDKNDFDIVLTEFPALCQFEIRSDAKKIMDAHNVEYDNLHRMYQVQKDPLKKLFYKREYRKFKEQEIYHAGIQDALFTTSERDKNIFNSHLPDMPIHLIPNGVDMDFFSPVASDIEPHSLVFTGMMGYVPNYDGILYFIQDIMPMIMKKYPDLKLYVVGKNPPASIKEKASKNIIVTGFVDDVRPYVHRSSVYIVPLRSGGGTRLKVLEALSMKKPVVSTAIGSEGIDVIHDEHLKIADDPQLFADYVIELMEDRKEAKRLSDNGYELIDKRYKWESIGHRMEEAFNAVINVGANKDRSSKETILSV
- a CDS encoding GNAT family N-acetyltransferase; translated protein: MTDVVTKEGLKQFKIVKIQSEELFAGMAEEWETLHSLAGTPVFLSFDWMQCWWKHFGRHENRRLHILLVKEDEELVAIIPLYEGRSVIFGKTIQRRLNLMGDGTAVNESLGHRDTYGRSDFLDFIVKPGFEDQVCSTLIDYFSQAEYTNFDHFRATHINDRSFIMNHLIPAMKKAEKKFMVEEIDICPSIAMTDDFEETFLYDVSSNTRRRLRQSLKAIGAEEGYEVHEINDEKELLREYEKMRDLHQERWNSLGYPGSFLDQRFDHFLKEYVFESFRKGNLSFRYATDSGGYCASRMAMIDNDRYYDYMSGFDVHSPSAKYRPGIGLLTLMIKEGHEEGFKSVELLRGDEGYKFDFTSEVFKNWQLIIPMNNSSKWSQNLFNKGLESISLLFGLIKKEITLLKVQKINHGLLPMIPNYLRTRIAQVKKSIKK